TTGAATGTGTTATGCGTTCCAGTGGTCACATTCTGTGGTCGGCTAACACCCAGCCCAGCCTCTTTTAAACGCACATAAAATTCATCATCCTCAAGACCCCAGCCCCAGTATTTATTTGACATGCCATTAACTAATGCAAAGTGATCTCTATTTACAAGTAAAATACCACCCACAAAAGTGGGGTAATGATATCGTGGATGAAGTTCAGGTGAAGCAATGTGATGAGGTTCTTTCGCCGGATAACGGTATAACAACTGATTATTCATTGGTAGTAAATCTACGTCGTGCATAGCTATGTAGTCGTAGTCTTTTTGAACCTCCGAGAATCCTGCGTTGATGAGCGAAGCCCGATTAAACCTATAATTGTCAACctgaaatgaaatggaacATTCTAATTGATTAAAGTCCATAGAATTACATAACATAATGGAGAACTAAAGAAGATACCtggtttattataaatatgtggTAATTTATATTCTGAGTACTGAGAAATTTGTGCATGTGAGGAACAAATATTAGTAGCTCGTCAAAGCGGTCTCTGAATGGGACAAGTATCGCCAAGCTATGCTTgctattttttaattcattgttTCGAGCTCGAACTACAGCTAGTTTTGAAGGTGTATCGCCTACATCGCACTTGCATTCATCTGAAATGAATTGATGTATCAATTTTAAATGTATCAAGTGAGAATCTTGAACatatgatttatttataaccTAGAACGAATTTCTCTGAACGGTATGAGTTAACCAAACTAATGAATTATTACCTATGCTCAAGGGAGCAATTCCAATGAAACAGGTAAAGGCAAAGGTGACAAATATACAGATGAAGAGGTACCGAATTCTAAGATCCTTGAATAAAACGTTCATCCTGATATTCATAGgcagttacgtacgtacacatctaCTTAATATAATCAAACAAAGTTTGGATAAAAACCATCGATGTATTCACCGGTAGGATAATTCATAATTAGACTCATTTTAACAATCctgtttgttgaaaatttagaaCTTCTCACGTCAGGTGCATAAGATTCATCACGACACTAAATCTACCTGAGTACAACGAGTTCACAACTGTCATGACGATACTCACGCGCAGGCATGTGACGCGCATGTATGCCTTTTAAACAGgaatttcaaatgattttttagAGCTAACTAGTAAAGCTAATATTTCAATCTTCTTCGAACTTTTCGAGCAACTGATACTGATTACTATTAGAGTATCTTATCAACAACGATTAAAGTCCAActatctttgaaattattccCAATATCCTTCTTCTTTTAAGTGAGAAAATCACTTGGTAATCTAGGGCTGAAAACTTGTTCATCGTACTAGATTATAACAACAGGTAGATCAATTGAGTTAGCAGATACAAATTTCTGGGCTAAACGTACATAAAAATAGCCCATAAAATACCGTTCAAaagaaatgttgatttttgactgttgatattcttaatttttcacatttgcaAGCGagaaaatggcgataactcaatcaattttataggtaGGTCAATTTGGCtggcagatttggattcctgagaccaaaatacacGAAGACAGCATAGgaaatcaaagaagaaaaaatgttaatttttgacctcaaaattgaaaaaacaccgaaggGGTAGTTTTGCGATTCGTTTGAGGGAGTGTTTCCCAAATCATTCTTACCCGAAAAACACGAATCCTTCGCACATCGAGATTGATCCTAGCAGAGTCGAACTTACCAAAAGTTCAAGAATATCGTATGCGAATGAAACATATGTGACGCTCAAGTTAATTTTAGAAGACAGAGCTGCCTCAGACGCAGAGCGACGCCTTTCACAGCAGCATTTTTGCCTTTCAGTCTTTTCAGGGCAGGAATTTTGCTGCCCTAATTAACAATCCGTACAATCACACGCGTAATTCGGTTTTACACGATTAGTATATATACAGTTGACGTCCGTAAACATTGGGCCAAAGGGAGgtgatttaatttattcaacgaagAACCGTCAGCTGACTTTCAACAATAAAAACCCAATGGCATATCTCTAAAAATAGATCGATTTCCTTGGCGGattcatcgaaattttccgtCCCCGGACCCCCGCCGCATATatagaaaacagaaaacagagCGAAAAGAAGCGCCCCGGAATCGTCTGTTCAcctatacaatatttatacgtattgtatattacatatagcAATGCGTACGTAGTTATACAGTCGTCAATTATACCTTGGGGTACTGACGCACACAGCTCGAATGTCGGGCAGGGCTATTCCCGGACCCACGTGCTCGGAATATCTCGTTGGAAAGATCGGAAGATGCTGCGAGTATGAATCAACACGTAGGGAAACCGATTCACTTGGACGTCCGCAATTACCTGCGCTCTGAAACACCCCTGCCCGTTCG
This region of Athalia rosae chromosome 7, iyAthRosa1.1, whole genome shotgun sequence genomic DNA includes:
- the LOC105689245 gene encoding beta-1,4-galactosyltransferase 7, which gives rise to MNIRMNVLFKDLRIRYLFICIFVTFAFTCFIGIAPLSIDECKCDVGDTPSKLAVVRARNNELKNSKHSLAILVPFRDRFDELLIFVPHMHKFLSTQNINYHIFIINQVDNYRFNRASLINAGFSEVQKDYDYIAMHDVDLLPMNNQLLYRYPAKEPHHIASPELHPRYHYPTFVGGILLVNRDHFALVNGMSNKYWGWGLEDDEFYVRLKEAGLGVSRPQNVTTGTHNTFKHIHDRNRRKRDITKCFNQREVTRRRDRQTGLKDVSYKLLNVTKMTIAETPAITVLDISLNCDKSVTPWCECSKSDTPKVSSAKEVKKTKKSASGS